In Desertifilum tharense IPPAS B-1220, a genomic segment contains:
- a CDS encoding EutN/CcmL family microcompartment protein, translating to MQIAKVRGTVVSTQKDPTLRGAKLLLLQFVDETGQLLPKYEVAADTSVGAGLDEWVLVSRGSAARQVSGSEHRPIDAMVVGIIDTVSVDNQLLYSKKDQYRT from the coding sequence CGGCACAGTTGTTAGTACCCAAAAAGATCCGACTCTCAGAGGGGCAAAGCTACTCCTGCTACAGTTTGTCGATGAAACTGGGCAGTTATTACCCAAATATGAAGTGGCAGCAGATACCAGCGTTGGTGCAGGCCTAGATGAATGGGTTTTAGTCAGCCGGGGTAGTGCTGCCCGTCAAGTCTCTGGTAGCGAACATCGTCCCATTGACGCGATGGTCGTCGGGATTATTGATACTGTCAGTGTTGACAATCAGTTGCTCTACAGCAAAAAAGATCAGTACCGCACTTAG